From a region of the Arachis ipaensis cultivar K30076 chromosome B09, Araip1.1, whole genome shotgun sequence genome:
- the LOC107618653 gene encoding uncharacterized protein LOC107618653 isoform X4 produces the protein MASQDEGIKQMNSEGNPKRKRLRTLSQIESQRSPLKMMSLVKNSGKIQFTSAYALLKQFQIKREHVLAVCGDSSKHETRKKGKMSTKKVTRVDDEGQSKMPTKKITNNKDKVINEDEGQIKMPMKKSKEEDHLVNMKANEHEALGGKKLTRKKVPMKKSKVEDGKANMNTNDGDGQSKKPTDKKMPMKKSNEEDGNEEEQKIESLIPAMTLDEFFEKYGISLDENDEEYEYDYDDHNPSVGDSSDSQHSTKKKKARGPTQLKHIHAMETQIELTWYNDKPIGPTKTQVQLFSRFLGTLARNSNLVTLLYTNWQAVSRETKTSMLDYAKSKYNIPSDAEPWVIDTIGESWKQFKKRIKNVTIHHTAHSER, from the exons GATGAACAGTGAAGGAAATcccaaaagaaaaaggctaaggACCCTATCACAAATAGAGTCACAAAGAAGTCCCTTGAAGATGATGAGTCTAGtaaaaaattcaggaaaaattCAATTCACAAGTGCTTATGCATTGCTGAAACAATTTCAAATCAAAAGGGAACATGTTTTAGCTGTATGTGGGGATAGTAGCAAACATGAGACAAGGAAAAAGGGCAAGATGTCAACAAAGAAGGTGACAAGAGTTGACGATGAAGGTCAAAGCAAAATGCCAACCAAGAAGATAACAAACAACAAGGATAAGGTGATCAATGAAGATGAGGGTCAAATCAAGATGCCAATGAAGAAATCCAAAGAAGAAGATCATCTAGTCAATATGAAAGCCAATGAACATGAGGCCCTAGGTGGGAAGAAGCTGACTAGGAAGAAGGTGCCAATGAAGAAATCAAAGGTAGAAGATGGTAAAGCCAATATGAATACCAATGACGGTGATGGTCAAAGCAAGAAGCCGACCGATAAGAAGATGCCAATGAAGAAATCAAATGAAGAAGATGGCAACGAAGAAGAACAGAAGATTGAGTCTCTTATCCCAGCTATGACTCTAGATGAATTCTTCGAAAAATATGGGATATcattggatgaaaatgatgaagaatATGAATATGATTATGATGATCACAATCCAAGTGTTGGAGATAGTAGTGACAGTCAACACA gtaccaaaaagaaaaaagctCGTGGTCCCACCCAACTCAAGCATATTCATGCCATGGAGACACAAATAGAGTTAACATGGTACAATGACAAACCCATAGGCCCAACAAAGACACAAGTTCAATTATTTAGTCGGTTCTTGGGCACACTTGCAAGAAACTCTAATTTGGTCACCTTATTATATACTAATTGGCAAGCTGTGTCTAGGGAGACTAAAACTTCAATGTTGGATTATGCAAAG TCTAAATATAACATTCCTAGTGATGCTGAGCCTTGGGTGATAGATACCATTGGAGAGTCATGGAAGCAATTTAAGAAACGCATAAAAAATGTCACTATACACCATACAGCTCATTCAGAGAGATGA